One Papaver somniferum cultivar HN1 chromosome 10, ASM357369v1, whole genome shotgun sequence genomic window carries:
- the LOC113316176 gene encoding uncharacterized protein LOC113316176, with product MVIIKELEEIEFITNNEELEEYMMNNEELDEIDFITNNEEMEEYLMNNEELEEMEFSMNNEEMEEMDLNPCFPETITHVGESDVPTRNKKNLTNEQRLDIFHFLLKESKKGRPQKRSVPMVAQLFSTSESTVKRIWKRGKDCEAKKLPFDVSSRKPTIVRPKPKKVDFSKIIEIPLRRRTTIRSIAEALNMTKSTVHRYVKKGAIKKHTNAIKPAFTVDTKKKRLEFCLGMLELIPYKDNMMTKPMYDVIHIDEKWFFMTKATENYYLHPEETEPYRTCQSKRFIKKVMFLAAVARPRFDEFGNEVFIGKIGIFPFVTKEAAKRTSKNRPAGTLEDKPIESVNKYITRACLINKLLPAIREKWPNYNGETIYIQQDNAKPHVKVDDEEFLKEAAKEGFDIRLRFQPSQSTDMNVLDLGFFRSIQSLQHKEAPTTVGELLSAVDKAFNELSAQTLNDVFLSLQLCMVEVLKLRGGNNYKLQHTGKKKLARIGELPTQIEVDKNLVKDATNYLSCLRYFCKDESIAGEIHGNNIIM from the coding sequence ATGGTGATAATCAAGGAGCTGGAGGAAATAGAGTTCATTACGAACAACGAAGAACTGGAGGAGTATATGATGAACAACGAGGAGCTGGATGAGATTGATTTCATCACAAACAACGAAGAAATGGAGGAGTACCTGATGAACAACGAAGAGCTGGAGGAGATGGAGTTCAGTATGAACAACGAAGAGATGGAGGAGATGGATTTAAACCCTTGTTTTCCAGAAACAATCACACATGTAGGAGAATCAGATGTTCCAACCAGAAATAAAAAGAATCTCACAAATGAACAACGTCTAGATATTTTCCATTTCTTATTGAAGGAGAGTAAGAAGGGACGACCGCAAAAACGCTCAGTCCCAATGGTAGCGCAACTATTTTCAACATCAGAATCTACAGTAAAACGTATATGGAAACGAGGAAAAGATTGTGAAGCAAAGAAATTACCTTTTGACGTGTCTTCACGAAAACCAACCATAGTTCGTCCTAAACCAAAGAAGGTTGATTTCAGCAAGATAATAGAAATACCATTGCGAAGACGCACCACCATAAGATCCATTGCCGAAGCTTTGAACATGACCAAGTCAACTGTCCATAGATACGTCAAGAAAGGAGCGATTAAAAAACACACGAACGCAATAAAACCAGCCTTCACAGTGGACACGAAGAAAAAACGGTTAGAATTCTGTTTGGGAATGCTTGAGCTTATCCCTTACAAGGATAATATGATGACCAAGCCCATGTATGATGTTATACACATAGATGAGAAGTGGTTTTTTATGACAAAAGCAACAGAGAATTACTACCTTCATCCGGAAGAAACCGAACCATATCGTACATGCCAAAGTAAAAGATTCATTAAAAAGGTAATGTTTTTGGCAGCAGTAGCTCGTCCTAGATTTGATGAGTTCGGAAATGaagtttttattggaaagataggtatatttccttTTGTAACAAAGGAGGCAGCAAAACGAACGAGCAAGAATCGTCCAGCTGGAACACTTGAAGATAAACCAATTGAATCTGTGAACAAATACATTACAAGAGCTTGTTTGATTAACAAATTGTTACCAGCCATTCGGGAAAAGTGGCCAAACTACAATGGGGAAACTATATACATCCAACAAGATAATGCAAAACCACATGTTAAAGTGGATGATGAAGAATTTTTAAAAGAAGCGGCAAAAGAAGGTTTTGATATTAGATTGAGATTCCAACCTTCACAAAGTACCGACATGAACGTTCTCGATCTTGGGTTTTTCAGGTCTATACAATCATTACAGCACAAAGAGGCGCCCACTACTGTTGGCGAACTTTTATCGGCTGTGGATAAAGCATTTAATGAATTATCGGCACAAACTCTGAATGACGTATTCCTCTCGTTGCAACTATGCATGGTAGAGGTTCTAAAGCTTCGTGGAGGAAACAATTATAAATTGCAGCATACAGGGAAAAAGAAACTTGCACGCATTGGTGAACTTCCTACTCAAATCGAAGTGGATAAGAATTTGGTGAAGGATGCAACTAATTACCTTTCATGTTTAAGATATTTCTGCAAGGATGAGAGTATTGCTGGCGAAATACATGGCAACAATATCATTATGTAG